In Zea mays cultivar B73 chromosome 7, Zm-B73-REFERENCE-NAM-5.0, whole genome shotgun sequence, the following proteins share a genomic window:
- the LOC103632894 gene encoding basic leucine zipper 8, whose translation MLHQHQHHYHGGVASLHSYLSNPDQAFHAHYYHHSNIIATPLPPTPSFHHLWPSTAQTFEQPVVHEAPAAVAAGNSPAGSGSADDGGGGGTAEAERRRRRMASNRESARRSRMRKQRQLTELWAQVVHLRGANRRLLDELNRAVRGCSDMRREKARLQKEKTDLGTKLQRLTQPQNAALPSSSSEPQPQHDAATE comes from the coding sequence ATgctgcaccagcaccagcaccattACCATGGAGGAGTGGCTAGCCTCCACAGCTACCTCTCGAATCCGGACCAGGCATTCCACGCTCACTACTACCACCACAGCAACATCATCGCCACGCCGCTGCCGCCCACTCCGTCGTTCCACCACCTCTGGCCTTCTACGGCCCAAACCTTCGAACAACCCGTCGTCCACGAAGCTCCGGCGGCCGTCGCCGCCGGCAACAGCCCAGCCGGGTCCGGCAGTGCCgatgacggcggcggcggcggcacggcGGAGGCTGAGCGGAGGCGGCGGAGGATGGCCTCCAACCGGGAGTCCGCCCGGAGGTCGCGCATGCGCAAGCAGCGCCAGCTCACCGAGCTGTGGGCGCAGGTCGTCCACCTCCGCGGCGCCAACCGCCGCCTCCTCGACGAGCTGAACCGCGCCGTGAGGGGCTGCAGCGACATGCGCCGCGAGAAGGCCCGGCTCCAGAAGGAGAAGACCGATCTCGGTACCAAGCTCCAGCGCCTCACCCAGCCGCAGAACGCCGCCCTGCCAAGCTCCTCCTCGGAGCCGCAACCGCAACACGACGCCGCTACTGAATAA